One genomic segment of Bombina bombina isolate aBomBom1 chromosome 4, aBomBom1.pri, whole genome shotgun sequence includes these proteins:
- the LOC128656851 gene encoding olfactory receptor 2J1-like: MEQKNQTFITEIVLLGFSNNPKTNITLFLVFIVIYLVTCFGNLFMITIIIFNNNLHTPMYYFLFNLSFLDLCYSSTVLPKLLVDLFYIQRTVSIIACALQLYFSLYLGGTECLILALMAYDRYVAICRPLYYTVLMSWKTCKLMTVFLWIGGFFILVLPSLLMPAPLCNPNVIDHFMCEIKAILKLACVNTFKNELTIMCISLISLLLPFILILASYICIISSISKINSVGRSKMFSTCSSHLMVVVLFFGTALIMYAGPSSRYSTNQQKFISIVYVIITPMLNPLIYSLKNREVKQTFKKHFGKNILSCTVVR, from the coding sequence ATGGAACAAAAGAATCAGACATTTATTACTGAAATTGTTCTGTTAGGATTTTCTAACAACCCTAAAACAAACATTACCCTTTTTTTGGTGTTTATTGTGATATATTTAGTAACATGTTTTGGTAATCTCTTTATGATTACTATAATCATATTCAATAATAATTTGCATACCCCTATGTATTATTTCCTTTTCAATTTATCGTTTCTGGACTTGTGTTATTCATCAACTGTTTTACCCAAGTTGCTAGTGGATCTATTTTACATACAGAGAACTGTATCAATCATTGCCTGTGCTTTACAATTATATTTCAGTCTATATCTTGGAGGAACTGAGTGCTTGATTCTAGCGCTAATGGCTTATGATCGCTATGTAGCCATTTGTCGTCCACTATATTACACAGTTCTTATGAGCTGGAAGACCTGCAAACTAATGACAGTTTTTTTATGGATAGGAGGTTTTTTCATCTTGGTTCTTCCATCGCTTTTAATGCCTGCTCCATTATGTAATCCTAATGTGATCGATCATTTTATGTGTGAGATTAAAGCAATACTAAAACTAGCatgtgtaaatacatttaaaaacgaGCTTACAATAATGTGCATCAGCTTAATTTCACTTCTTCTTCCTTTCATATTAATTTTAGCGTCTTATATTTGCATTATCTCGTCAATATCAAAGATTAATTCAGTAGGAAGGTCTAAAATGTTTTCTACTTGTAGTTCTCATTTAATGGTGGTAGTTTTATTCTTTGGTACGGCGTTGATTATGTATGCCGGCCCATCATCAAGATACTCAACAAATCAGCAGAAATTTATTTCGATTGTTTACGTAATAATAACTCCTATGTTGAACCCTCTCATTTACAGTCTTAAAAACAGAGAAgtcaaacaaacatttaaaaaacattttggaaAAAATATTCTGTCTTGTACTGTAGTCAGATAG